One Streptomyces sp. 840.1 genomic window, CTTGAACTGGGGGAAGGAGCGGTCCTTCTTGGCGTCCGGGTACCACTTCCAGATGGCCTGCTGGAGGGCGAGGGAGAGGCCGATGGCGGTGATGAGCGGGGCCAGCCGCGGTGCGTTGCGCAGGGGCCGGTAGGCGAAGCGTTCGGCGGCTGCGCTGATGGCGACGGAGCAGACGACGCCGCCGATGATCATGAGGGGGATGATTGCGAGGAGGTTGGAACCGGCCGGCATCCAGAGGTAGACGGTGAGGGCCCCGAAGCCTCCGATCATGAAGATCTCGCCGTGGGCGAAGTTGATGAGCTGGATGATTCCGTAGACCATCGTGTATCCGATCGCGATGAGTCCGTACATCGCGCCGAGGATGAGTCCATTGGCCAGCTGTTGCGGCAGTTCGTGCACCGCAGGGCCTCCGTGGAGTGGTTCGGATATGGCACCGCGCGGGAGCGCTCTTGGCGCTCCCGCGCGGTCTGGTGTCAGTCAGTGGTGACCGGGGAGCTGGTTACGGCTTGTAGGCCTCGCTGAGCTTGGAGGCCCACTTGCCGCCGTCGACCTGGTAGGCGGTCATCATGGTGTTGGTGGTGTCGCCGAACTCGTCGAAGGAGACGGGGCCGGTGACGCCGTCGAACTTGACCTTGCTCATGGCGTCGAGGACCTTGGCGCGCGGGTCGTCGGGGAGCTTGCCGTCGTTCTCGGCGACGACGAGCTTGACGGCCTCGATGATCGACCAGGTGGCGTCGTAGGTGCCGCCGCCGTAGGCCTCGTAGGCGTCCTTGTATCCGGCCGTCTTGTAGTCCGCGATGAAGGTCTTGGCGGAGTCGAGCTCCTCGACGGGCTTGCCGACGGAGGTGGCGATGTCGCCCTGGGCCTTCTTGTTGAGCTTGATGAAGTCGGCGCTGTAGAGGCCGTCGCCGCCCATGAGGGGGATCTTGACGCTGTCCTTGAGCTGCTGGCTCAGGGGCGCGCCGGCGGGGTACTCACCGCCGTAGTAGACGGCCTTGGCGCCGGACTTCTTGACCTTGGTGACGACGGCGTTGAAGTCGCGGTCGTCGGGGTTGATGTGGTCGGCGCCGGAGATCTTGCCGCCGAGGCCGGTGAAGGTCGCCTTGAAGGAGGCTGCGAGACCGGCGCCGTAGGGCTTCTGGTCGTCGATGAGGTAGACCTGCTTGATCTTCGCGTTGTTGTAGAGGTACTTCGCGGCGAAGGCGCCCTGGATCTGGTCCGTGGTGGCGGTGCGGAAGTAGGTCTTGAAGGGGCGCTTCTTGTCGCCGGTCTTCCAGTTCTCGCCCTGGGTCAGTTCGGTGCCCGTGTTGGCGGGGGAGACCTGGGTGAGGCTGGCGTCGTTGAGCGGCTTCTGCATCGACTGCGAGACGCCGGAGTTCAGGGGGCCGACGACGCCGAGGACGGTGTCGTCGTCGATGAACTTCTGGGCGTTCTGCTGGCCGACGGAGGGCTGCGCCTGGTCGTCGAGGGGCTGGACGACGAACTTGATGCCGGGGACGGTCTTGTCCTTGTTCGCCGTCTTGGCGGCGAGGTCGGCGGAGTTCTTGATGCCGAGGCCGAGCGCGGACAGGTCACCGGTGATGGGTGCGTCGACGCCGATGACGACGGTCTGGGTGCCGCCGCTGTCGCTGCTCTTCTTGTCGTCGTCGCGCGACCCGCAGGCGGTGAGTGTCAGTGCTCCTGTGGTGAGCACTGTGGTGAGGATGAGCAAAGAACGGTGTCGCACGAAAAGTCCTTTCCCTGGCGCGGCCTCCTCTGCTTGAGGTGCCGTGTCGTTCGCCGGGCCGTACTGGTTGGTACAGGGCCGTGCCGCAGTCGCGCCCGGCGGCGCGGTGACTGGCGGTGACTCTAAGGGCAGGGGCGGGGGTCGGGGATGGGTCAGCCGAATGATGTGACTGTCTTGTTATGCCTTTGAGGAAGGCTTGAGGTGGCTGTGGGGACATGTACGGCTTTTTACTGGAGCGCGAAGTGACCGCATTCTGAGAACGCGCAGCTCTGCTAAGGGGCTTGAAGCGATCTTGCTGCTGTCGCGTGGTGGGGGCGCGGGAGGCCGCGTGAGCGCGCGCGGAAGTGCCCGGTGCCTGCGGGGCCGGGTGGCCCGGGGTGTGCCGGGGAGGGTTCACATTGCGCAGATGTTACGCAGTGTTACGTCGGGGGCGGTGTGGTCGACGCGGGGTGGCGGGTACGCGGGCGGGCGTGGCTGCTGAGTGGGCCATAGAACGAGGCTCGGGGTCAAGGGTGTTGGGCGGTGCGGGTGGGCAAGTTCGTTGTGCGGGGCGGTGATTGTGGGTGGATATGGCGCTGCCCGGCCGGTTTGCGGTCCGGCCGGGCAGTGGGGGTGCGGGGGTGCCGGGCGGTCAGGCGGTCTCGTTCTTGGGCACGTCGCGCAGGAGGCAGGTGAGGCGGGCGGTGCAGACGCGCTTGTCGTGTTCGTCGGTGATGACGATCTCGTAGGTGGTGGTGGTGCGGCCCCGGTGTACGGGGGTGGCGACGCCGGTGACGAGGCCGCTGCGTACCCCTCGGTGATGGGTGCAGTTCAGGTCGACGCCGACGGCGACCTTGGTGGCGCCGCCGTGGAGCATGGCGCCGACGGAGCCGAGGGTCTCGGCGAGGACGGCTGAGGCGCCGCCGTGCAGGAGTCCGTAGGGCTGGGTGTTGCCCTCGACGGGCATGGTGCCGACGACGCGGTCGGCGGCGGCCTCGGTGATCCGGACGCCCATGCGTTCGCCGAGGTGTCCGGCGGAGAAGAGGGCCGGCAGGTCGACGCCGAGGGCGGCGTACTCGTCGATGATCTCCTGGGGGAACTTGGGTGCGGTGTGCTCGCCCATGGGTCCGGCTCCGTCTCTCTGCGGTGGTGCGCTGTGGCGTGTGGTGTCCGTTGTTCTTATCAGACGGCTGAGCGGGCGCTTAGGTTTTGTCGCCGGGATCACGCCCGGCCCGGGTGTCAGCGGACGTTCTCGAAGCGGATCACGACGGATTTGCTGGCGGGGGTGTTACTGGTGTCGGCGGTGGAGCCGAGGGGGACCAGGACGTTGGTCTCGGGGTAGTAGGCGGCTGCGCAGCCCCGGGCGGTGGGGTAGCGGACGACGCGGAAGCCGGGGGCGCGCCGCTCGGTTCCGTCCTTCCATTCGCTGACGAGGTCGGCGTAGGCCCCGTCGGCGAGGCCGAGGGCGGTGGCGTCGTCGGGGTTGACGAGGACGACGCGGCGGCCGCCCTTGATGCCCCGGTAGCGGTCGTCGAGGCCGTAGATGGTGGTGTTGTACTGGTCGTGGGAGCGCAGGGTCTGCAACAGCAGGCGCCCTTCGGGGAGTTCGGGGAACTCGACGGGGGCGGCGGTGAAGTTGGCCCGGCCGGTGGCGGTGGGGAAGCGGCGGGAGTCGCGGGGGCCGTGCGGGAGGGCGAATCCGCCGGGGTGGGCGACGCGTTGGTTGAAGTTGTCGAAGCCGGGGACGACGCGGGAGATGCGGTCGCGGATCGTGCCGTAGTCCTTCTCGAACTCCTCCCACGGTGTGGTGGAGGCGGGTCCGAGCACGGCGCGGGCGAGGCGGGCGACGATGGCGGGTTCGGAGAGCAGGTGGGGGCTTGCGGGGGTGAGGTTGCCGCGCGAGGCGTGGACCATGCTCATGGAGTCCTCGACGGTGACGAACTGCTTGCCGCCGGCCTGGACGTCCTTGTCGGTGCGGCCCAGGGTGGGCAGGATGAGGGCGCGGGTGCCGGTGACGGCGTGGGAGCGGTTGACCTTGGTGGAGACGTGGACGGTGAGGCGGGCCCGGCGCATGGCGGCCTCGGTGACGTCGGTGTCGGGGGTGGCTGCGACGAAGTTGCCGCCCATGGCGAAGAAGACCTTGGCGTCGCCGTCGCGCAGGGCCTGGATGGAGCGGACCACGTCGTAGCCGTGGTGGCGCGGTGAGGTGATGCCGAACTCCTGGTCGAGGGCGTCGAGGAATTCGGGTGCGGGCCGTTCGAAGATGCCCATGGTGCGGTCGCCCTGGACGTTGGAGTGGCCGCGGACGGGGCAGACGCCGGAGCCGGTGCGGCCGATGTTGCCGCGCAGGAGCAGGAAGTTGACGACTTCGCGGATGGTCGGCACGGAGTGCTTGTGCTGGGTGAGGCCCATGGCCCAGCACACGATGGTGCGCCTGGAGGCGAGGACCATCGTCAGGGCCTCTTCGATGGCGGCGCGCTCCAGGCCGGTGGCGGCGAGGGTCTCGTCCCAGTCGGCCTCGGCGGCCGCTTCGGCGAACGCCTCGTAGCCGTGGGTGTGTTCCGCGACGAAGGCCTCGTCGACGGCGCCCTCGGTCTGCAGGATCAGCTTGTTGAGGAGCCGGAAGAGGGCCTGGTCGCCGCCGATGCGGATCTGGAGGAACAGGTCGTTGAGGGCGGTGCCCTTGATCATGCCGAGCGGGGTCTGCGGGTTCTTGAACCGTTCGAGGCCGGCCTCGGGCAGCGGGTTCACGGAGATGATCTTCGCGCCGGCGGACTTGGCCTTCTCCAGGGCGGAGAGCATCCGGGGGTGGTTGGTGCCGGGGTTCTGTCCGGCGACGATGATCAGGTCGGCGTGGTGCAGGTCCTCCAGGGACACCGAGCCCTTGCCGACGCCGATGGTCTCCGTCAGCGCCGAGCCGGAGGACTCGTGGCACATGTTGGAGCAGTCGGGCAGGTTGTTGGTGCCGAATTCGCGAGCGAACAGCTGGAGCAGGAACGCGGCCTCGTTGCTGGTGCGCCCGGAGGTGTAGAAGAGGGCCTCGTCGGGGGAGCCGAGCGCGCCGAGCTCCTCGGCGATGATGGCGAAGGCGCGCTCCCAGGTCACGGCCTGGTACCGGTCGGCGCCCTCGGGCAGGTACACGGGCTGCGTGATGCGTCCCTGCTGGCCGAGCCAGTAGCCGCTGCGGGTGGCGAGGTCGGCGACGGGGTGGGCGGCGAAGAAGTCCGGGGTGACGCGGCGCAGCGTCGCCTCCTCCGCGACGGCCTTGGCGCCGTTCTCGCAGAATTCGGCGGTGTGCCGCTTGTCGCCCTCGGGCCAGGCGCATCCGGGGCAGTCGAAGCCGTCCTTCTGGTTGACCTTGAGGAGGGTCTGCGCGGTGCGGCGCACCCCCATCTGCTGCTGGGCCATGCGCAGGCTGTGGGCGACGGCGGGCAGCCCGGCGGCCGCGTGCTGGGCCGGTTCGACCTGCGGCGCGTCCTGGACCGGGTCTCCTGCGGGCGGCTTGCTGGCCATCGTCTTTCCCCTTTGAGCCGGCTGCGGACCGGCTGGGGTCCGCTGTGCGTGTTTCCTTCTCTCCCGATCCTGGCACGCGGCGCGCCGCAGCGGCCCGCCGAGCGGTCCGGGGGCGGCCGCGGACCGCGGCCGGTCCGGATTGTCAGTGGTACGTGGCAGGATCGGGGGCGTGGCTGAGACGGCATCGAAGAAGACGGCAGACAACCGACCGCGCCTGCTCCTGATGGACGGGCACTCCCTGGCGTACCGGGCGTTCTTTGCGCTGCCTGCGGAGAATTTCACGACCGGGGCGGGGCAGCCGACGAACGCGGTGTACGGCTTCGCGTCGATGCTGGCGAACACGCTGCGTGACGAGGCGCCGACGCATTTCGCCGTGGCGTTCGACGTGTCCCGCAAGACCTGGCGCTCGGAGGAGTTCCCCGAGTACAAGGCGAACCGGTCGAAGACCCCGGACGAGTTCAAAGGCCAGGTCGAGCTGATCGGGGAGCTGCTCGACGCGATGCACGCCGACCGTTTCGCGATCGACGGTTTCGAGGCGGACGACGTGATCGCCACGCTGGCCACCCAGGCCGAGGCGGCCGGGTTCGAGGTGCTGATCGTCACCGGTGACCGGGATTCCTTCCAGCTGATCACGGACAACGTGACGGTGCTGTACCCGACCAAGGGTGTCTCCGAGCTGACCCGCTTCACCCCGGCGAAGGTCGAGGAGAAGTACGGGCTCACCCCGCAGCAGTACCCGGATTTCGCGGCGCTGCGCGGTGACCCGTCGGACAACCTTCCGGGCATCCCCGGGGTCGGCGAGAAGACGGCCGCGAAGTGGATCAACCAGTTCGGTTCGTTCGACGAGCTGGTGGAGCGGGCCGAGGAGGTCAAGGGCAAGGCCGGGCAGAATTTCCGCGACCACCTGGACGCGGTGCGGCTGAACCGGCGGCTGACCGAGATGGTCCGCGACGTCGCGCTGCCGAAGACCCCCGTCGACCTCGAGCGCGCCCCGTACGACCGCACCGCGGTCACCGGAGTGCTCGACGTGCTGGAGATCCGCAACCCGAGCCTGCGCGAGCGGCTGCTGGCCGTGGACCCGGGCAAGGCGGAGGACGAGGCCCCGGCGCCGGCCGCGGGCATCGAGCTGGACGGCGCGGTGCTGGGCGCGGGCGAGGTCGCCCCCTGGCTGGCCGAGCACGGCGGGCAGCCGCTCGGCGTCTCCACGGCCGACACCTGGGCGCTCGGCAGCGGCACGGTCACCGAGATCGCGCTCGCCGCGGCCGGCGGGGCCGCCGCCTGGTTCGACCCCGCACAGCTCGACGAGGCCGACGAGCAGGCGTTCGCGGCCTGGGTCTCGGACGCCACCCGGCCGAAGGTCATGCACAACGCGAAGAGCGCCATGCGGGTCTTCCCGGAGCACGGCTGGCGGATCGAGGGCGTCTCGATGGACACCGCGCTCGCCGCGTACCTGGTCAAGCCCGGCCGGCGCTCCTTCGCGCTGGACGCCCTGGCGGTGGAGTACCTCGGGCGGGAGCTGGCCCCGGCGGCCGCCTCGGACGGGCAGCTCGCCTTCGGCGCGGACGACCGCGCGGAGGCCGACGCGCTGATGGCGCAGGCCCGTGCGGTCCTGGACCTCGGGGACGCGTTCACCACCCGGCTCAAGGAGGTCGGCGCCGCCGAGCTGCTCCACGACATGGAGCTGCCGACGTCCATCCTGCTGGCCCGCCTGGAGCGGCACGGCATCGCGGCGGACCGCTCCCATCTGGAGGGCATGGAGCAGCAGTTCGCGGGCGCCGTGCAGCAGGCGGTGAAGGAGGCGCACGCGGCGGTCGGCCGGGAGTTCAACCTCGGCTCGCCCAAGCAGCTCCAGGAAGTGCTGTTCGGCGAGCTGGGTCTGCCGAAGACGAAGAAGACGAAGACCGGTTTCACCACGGATGCCGACGCGCTGGCGTGGCTGGCCGCGCAGACGGAGCACGAGCTGCCCGTCATCATGCTGCGCCACCGCGAGCAGGCGAAGCTCCGGGTGACGGTCGAGGGCCTGGTCAAGACGATCGCGGCGGACGGCCGCATCCACACCACGTTCAACCAGACGGTGGCGGCGACCGGCCGGCTCTCCTCGACCGACCCCAACCTGCAGAACATCCCCGTCCGTACGGACGAGGGCCGGGCGATCCGCCGGGGCTTCGTCGTCGGCGAGGGCTTCGAGACGCTCATGACGGCGGACTACAGCCAGATCGAACTGCGGGTGATGGCCCACCTCTCCGAGGACGCTGGCCTGATCGAGGCGTTCACCTCCGGTGAGGACCTGCACACCACGGTCGCCTCACAGGTCTTCGGCGTCGAGAAGACCGCCGTCGACCCGGAGATGCGGCGCAAGATCAAGGCCATGAGCTACGGGCTGGCCTACGGTCTCTCCGCGTTCGGCCTCTCCCAGCAGCTGAACATCGAGGCGGGCGAGGCCCGCGGCCTGATGGACACCTACTTCGAGCGCTTCGGCGGGGTCCGTGACTATCTGCACCGGGTGGTCGAGGAGGCCCGAGCCACCGGTTACACGGAGACGGTCTTCGGCCGCCGCCGCTACCTGCCCGACCTGAACAGCGACAACCGCCAGCGCAGGGAGACGGCCGAGCGGATGGCGCTCAACGCCCCGATCCAGGGCACGGCGGCGGACATCGTGAAGGTCGCGATGCTCCAGGTCGACCGGGCGCTCACCGAGGCGGAGCTGACGTCCCGGATGCTCCTCCAGGTGCATGACGAAATCGTGCTGGAGATCGCCGCGGGCGAGCGGGAGCAGGTGGAGAGCATCCTGCGCCACGAGATGTCGACCGCGGTGCAGCTGCGCGCCCCGCTCGATGTGTCGGTCGGCGTCGGCACGGACTGGGAGTCCGCGGCGCACTGAAAGCCGGGGCCGTCGGGGCCCCCGGGCCGCGCGGGTCCTGCGCGTCCCCGGGCCCCGGCGGGCGCCGCCCTCAGCTGTCGGACGGGTTCGTGCTGCGGGCCCGTTCCGCAGCGGGCAGTGGCGGTGCGCCGGGTCCGCCGCGTCCCGGGAGCCGCATCCACACCCCGTAGAGCACCAGCCCCACCGCGAGTCCGGCGCCCGCGCCGAAGCACGCGGTCGGGATGATGTCGAGCGGGGTGTTGATGTGCCCGAAGTACGCGTACCAGCGCGCGCACCGGTGAGCGGTGCCCAGCAGCACGCACAGCCCGATGGCTCCGCCCGCGTACCACCGCGCCCGCCGCTCCAGCACCGGAACGGAGGCGGGCGCCGGCTGCGCGCCGGTGCGCCGCAGCGCGGAGAGCGTGAACCAGGCGAGCACGGTCAGCGCCAGGGCCGAAGTGCCGTACTGCACCAGCTGGAACACCGGGTATCCGCCCACGTCACGGCTGAGCACCGGCACCAGCCGCACCCCCCACCGGTCGTGGTGGGTGAACGCGTCCCAGACGACGTGCGTACCGGCCCCGATGACCGCCGACGCCACGAACCACGCACCGTCCCGGGCCCCCCGACGCCCCGGGGCGCGACGGGCTCCCCGTACCAGCGCGTACACCCGCCCCTGACGCTTCCGAGGCAGCAGCGCCACCAGTGGTTCGCGCAGCAGCAGCCACAGCCCGACGGCCGCCGCCGTGATCAGGACGTCCACCGTGAACACGCCCCACACCGCGTGCGTTACCTCCCCGAACTCCATGGCGCCGGGAACGGCGGTGTCCGCGTAGTACGTGAGGTCGGGGGCGAACGAACCGGCGACGAGAGCCGAGGCGACGAGCGGCCCGCGCCCTGTTCCGTCGCGGTGGAGCCCCGGCAGGACGGCCGCGGCATGGCTGAGAGTGAACGGCATGGTCGAAGTATGGGTGAGCCACCGTCACCGGGCCGCCGCCCCCTGTACACGTTGTGGCCCGGAACGTGAGAAACCGGTGAGAAGCGGTAAGGCCGCTGTGTTCGGGCGCCACAAGTTGCCGTAGGGTCGCCTGAGTCCAGGCGCAGGGGAGCGCGGACAGCCGACGACGGGGAGGGCCCACACGTTATGGCAGTGCAATTCGGTCGCCGACTGCGCAGAGGAGCGACCACCACTGCTGTGGCCGCCGCCGCCGTCGCGGCACTCTCCGCGTCGCAGGGCCCCGGTTCGCCCCTGATCGCGTCCGAGGACGACCAGCCCGCCGCCGGTGCGACGCCGTCGGACGACAACGCGGCCTCCGGCAACTCGCCCTACTTCACGGACCTCCCGCCGCTGAACACGCCGGACAAGCCCGGTACTTCCGTCGATCTGCCGGTGACCGGCAGCGCGGAATCGGGCATACCGGCCTCGATCCTGGCGGCGTACAAGAAGACCCAGCAGACCGTCGCGGGCACGGACGCCGCCTGCCGGCTGCCGTGGCAGCTCCTCGCCGCGATCGGGAAGGTCGAGTCCGGCCAGGCCCGCGGCGGCCGCGTCGACGCGCAGGGCACCACGCTCTCCCCGATCCTCGGCCCGGCCCTCAACGGCCAGGGCTTCGCCCTGATCAAGGACACCGACAACGGTGCCTACGACGGGGACTCGACGCACGACCGCGCGGTCGGCCCGATGCAGTTCATCCCGTCCACCTGGGAGACCTGGGGCCAGGACGGCAACGGCGACGGACGCAAGGACCCCAACAACATCTACGACGCGGCCCTGGCCGCCGGACGCTACCTCTGCGCCGGCTCCCGCGACCTGTCGCTCGCCGCGGACCTGGACCGGGCGGTCCTGAGCTACAACCACTCGGACGAGTACCTGCGTACCGTCCGCTCCTGGTTCGAGTACTACAAGCGCGGCACCCACGAGGTCCCGGACGGCAGCGGCGTCCTGCCCGCCGTCCTCGGCAGCGGCAACGACACCGTCCGGGACCCGGCCCCCGGCCGCGCCGGCACCACGCCCTCACCCGGCCCGTCGCCCACGCCGCACGGTTCGACGACTCCGAAGCCCCCTTCGAAGCCGAGCCCCGGCCCGTCGGACCCCGGCGGTCCGGCCGAGAAGCCGTCCTACCCGCCGCTGACGCCCGACCCCACGCCGTCCCAGGTCCTCGCCGGTGTGCGGAACGCGGGCACCGGCGAGCTGACCGCCACGGCGGGCGACGCGTTCGCCGAGCGGATCAAGGTGCGGGCGCGGAACGGCCTCGGCGGCCCGCTCGCCAAGGTGTCCGTGACCTTCGCCGTCACCGGTGACACCGACGCCGCCTTCACCGGCGGGAAGCGCACCGTCATCCTCACCACGGGCGCCGACGGCACGGTCACCGCACCCGTACTGAAGGCGGGCGAGAAGACGGGCGGGTTCACCGTGCGGGCGACGGCCACCGGCACCTCGCTGCCCGCCGTGAGCTACCCCGCGACGGTCACCGCCAGGCAGGCCGACACGATCGCCAGGACCGGCACCGAGAAGCTGACGGCCGAGACCGGCGCCACCTTCGACGACATCGCGTTCAAGGCGCTGTACAAGAAGGCGGCCGCCGACGGTGTCGCCGTCACCGCCACCATGATCACCGACGACGAGAAGCCGGTCGAGAACGACAAGGGCCCCTACTTCG contains:
- a CDS encoding DUF4184 family protein; translation: MPFTLSHAAAVLPGLHRDGTGRGPLVASALVAGSFAPDLTYYADTAVPGAMEFGEVTHAVWGVFTVDVLITAAAVGLWLLLREPLVALLPRKRQGRVYALVRGARRAPGRRGARDGAWFVASAVIGAGTHVVWDAFTHHDRWGVRLVPVLSRDVGGYPVFQLVQYGTSALALTVLAWFTLSALRRTGAQPAPASVPVLERRARWYAGGAIGLCVLLGTAHRCARWYAYFGHINTPLDIIPTACFGAGAGLAVGLVLYGVWMRLPGRGGPGAPPLPAAERARSTNPSDS
- a CDS encoding FdhF/YdeP family oxidoreductase, with product MASKPPAGDPVQDAPQVEPAQHAAAGLPAVAHSLRMAQQQMGVRRTAQTLLKVNQKDGFDCPGCAWPEGDKRHTAEFCENGAKAVAEEATLRRVTPDFFAAHPVADLATRSGYWLGQQGRITQPVYLPEGADRYQAVTWERAFAIIAEELGALGSPDEALFYTSGRTSNEAAFLLQLFAREFGTNNLPDCSNMCHESSGSALTETIGVGKGSVSLEDLHHADLIIVAGQNPGTNHPRMLSALEKAKSAGAKIISVNPLPEAGLERFKNPQTPLGMIKGTALNDLFLQIRIGGDQALFRLLNKLILQTEGAVDEAFVAEHTHGYEAFAEAAAEADWDETLAATGLERAAIEEALTMVLASRRTIVCWAMGLTQHKHSVPTIREVVNFLLLRGNIGRTGSGVCPVRGHSNVQGDRTMGIFERPAPEFLDALDQEFGITSPRHHGYDVVRSIQALRDGDAKVFFAMGGNFVAATPDTDVTEAAMRRARLTVHVSTKVNRSHAVTGTRALILPTLGRTDKDVQAGGKQFVTVEDSMSMVHASRGNLTPASPHLLSEPAIVARLARAVLGPASTTPWEEFEKDYGTIRDRISRVVPGFDNFNQRVAHPGGFALPHGPRDSRRFPTATGRANFTAAPVEFPELPEGRLLLQTLRSHDQYNTTIYGLDDRYRGIKGGRRVVLVNPDDATALGLADGAYADLVSEWKDGTERRAPGFRVVRYPTARGCAAAYYPETNVLVPLGSTADTSNTPASKSVVIRFENVR
- a CDS encoding branched-chain amino acid ABC transporter substrate-binding protein, with the protein product MLILTTVLTTGALTLTACGSRDDDKKSSDSGGTQTVVIGVDAPITGDLSALGLGIKNSADLAAKTANKDKTVPGIKFVVQPLDDQAQPSVGQQNAQKFIDDDTVLGVVGPLNSGVSQSMQKPLNDASLTQVSPANTGTELTQGENWKTGDKKRPFKTYFRTATTDQIQGAFAAKYLYNNAKIKQVYLIDDQKPYGAGLAASFKATFTGLGGKISGADHINPDDRDFNAVVTKVKKSGAKAVYYGGEYPAGAPLSQQLKDSVKIPLMGGDGLYSADFIKLNKKAQGDIATSVGKPVEELDSAKTFIADYKTAGYKDAYEAYGGGTYDATWSIIEAVKLVVAENDGKLPDDPRAKVLDAMSKVKFDGVTGPVSFDEFGDTTNTMMTAYQVDGGKWASKLSEAYKP
- a CDS encoding PaaI family thioesterase, producing the protein MGEHTAPKFPQEIIDEYAALGVDLPALFSAGHLGERMGVRITEAAADRVVGTMPVEGNTQPYGLLHGGASAVLAETLGSVGAMLHGGATKVAVGVDLNCTHHRGVRSGLVTGVATPVHRGRTTTTYEIVITDEHDKRVCTARLTCLLRDVPKNETA
- a CDS encoding lytic transglycosylase domain-containing protein — encoded protein: MAVQFGRRLRRGATTTAVAAAAVAALSASQGPGSPLIASEDDQPAAGATPSDDNAASGNSPYFTDLPPLNTPDKPGTSVDLPVTGSAESGIPASILAAYKKTQQTVAGTDAACRLPWQLLAAIGKVESGQARGGRVDAQGTTLSPILGPALNGQGFALIKDTDNGAYDGDSTHDRAVGPMQFIPSTWETWGQDGNGDGRKDPNNIYDAALAAGRYLCAGSRDLSLAADLDRAVLSYNHSDEYLRTVRSWFEYYKRGTHEVPDGSGVLPAVLGSGNDTVRDPAPGRAGTTPSPGPSPTPHGSTTPKPPSKPSPGPSDPGGPAEKPSYPPLTPDPTPSQVLAGVRNAGTGELTATAGDAFAERIKVRARNGLGGPLAKVSVTFAVTGDTDAAFTGGKRTVILTTGADGTVTAPVLKAGEKTGGFTVRATATGTSLPAVSYPATVTARQADTIARTGTEKLTAETGATFDDIAFKALYKKAAADGVAVTATMITDDEKPVENDKGPYFEEKDGKQVRTLTELSTDADGKLVLAKIHAGDTAGTYKLRLTAEGGATVVIELTVEAATDAGTGTGAGTGTETGTGTGPEAGA
- the polA gene encoding DNA polymerase I, whose translation is MAETASKKTADNRPRLLLMDGHSLAYRAFFALPAENFTTGAGQPTNAVYGFASMLANTLRDEAPTHFAVAFDVSRKTWRSEEFPEYKANRSKTPDEFKGQVELIGELLDAMHADRFAIDGFEADDVIATLATQAEAAGFEVLIVTGDRDSFQLITDNVTVLYPTKGVSELTRFTPAKVEEKYGLTPQQYPDFAALRGDPSDNLPGIPGVGEKTAAKWINQFGSFDELVERAEEVKGKAGQNFRDHLDAVRLNRRLTEMVRDVALPKTPVDLERAPYDRTAVTGVLDVLEIRNPSLRERLLAVDPGKAEDEAPAPAAGIELDGAVLGAGEVAPWLAEHGGQPLGVSTADTWALGSGTVTEIALAAAGGAAAWFDPAQLDEADEQAFAAWVSDATRPKVMHNAKSAMRVFPEHGWRIEGVSMDTALAAYLVKPGRRSFALDALAVEYLGRELAPAAASDGQLAFGADDRAEADALMAQARAVLDLGDAFTTRLKEVGAAELLHDMELPTSILLARLERHGIAADRSHLEGMEQQFAGAVQQAVKEAHAAVGREFNLGSPKQLQEVLFGELGLPKTKKTKTGFTTDADALAWLAAQTEHELPVIMLRHREQAKLRVTVEGLVKTIAADGRIHTTFNQTVAATGRLSSTDPNLQNIPVRTDEGRAIRRGFVVGEGFETLMTADYSQIELRVMAHLSEDAGLIEAFTSGEDLHTTVASQVFGVEKTAVDPEMRRKIKAMSYGLAYGLSAFGLSQQLNIEAGEARGLMDTYFERFGGVRDYLHRVVEEARATGYTETVFGRRRYLPDLNSDNRQRRETAERMALNAPIQGTAADIVKVAMLQVDRALTEAELTSRMLLQVHDEIVLEIAAGEREQVESILRHEMSTAVQLRAPLDVSVGVGTDWESAAH